The Thiovibrio frasassiensis region GCGCCGTCGCCAGATCCCGCTCCTGGGTTTCCAAGGAAAGAAGCTTGCCGATGAAACCCTTACGGGAATGGCCGACAAGAAGCGGGCAGCCCAGATTCTTAAACTTCCCCAGATGCTTGAGGATTGTTAGGTTGTGGATTACAGTTTTGCCGAACCCGAGCCCGGGGTCAACAATAATCTGCTCCCGGTCGAGCCCCTGTGCTGTTGCCCAGGATATCCGCTCAGCCAGAAAATCGATGATTTCCTGGACAACATCATCGTACACCGGTTCGTCCTGCATGTCTTTGGGAGTTTTGCGCATATGCATGAGGATGACCGGCGCCTGATAGTCAATGGCGATCCGGACCATGGCCGGATCGAAGCGCAAGCCGCTCACGTCATTGATAATGTCCGCTCCCTCTTGCAGTCCCTGGCGGGCTACTTCCGCCTTGGTCGTATCGATGGAAATGGGAATGGTGCGGTGCAGGGCGCGGATGCAGGCAATGGCAGGAAGTACCCGCTGCAGTTCTTCGTGTTCCGAGACCGGTTCGGCATAGGGTCTGGTGGATTCGCCCCCCACGTCGATGAGGTCCGCCCCGTTGTCCAGCATGGTCCGAACCTGGGCGGAGAGGGCCTCCTTTTGGCTATAGCGGCCGCCATCGGAAAAGGAATCCGGGGTGACATTGAGGATGCCCATCACCAGAGGCCGGGGGCCAAAGGTTATGGTCTTGTTTCTGGTTGTAATCCGCATGGGGCAGCCTGAAAATGCGAGAGCCCTTTGAGCGGGTATTCCGCCAAAGGGCTCAGGTTGTTGGAAGGTGCAGACAGGAGCATCGGTAATCCGGTGAGGCCGTGGTGGAAAGAAAACACCGGCGGGGTTATTCCTGCGGGGAAGTCTCAGTCGGTGTCTCAGCCGGAGTTGCAGTCGGAGATGCAGCCGGAGATGCAACCTTGCTCTCACGTCCCATGAGTAAATTGATATCCTCAAGGCCGATGGTTTCCTTTTCAAGAAGAGCCTCGGCAATGGCCCGCAAAACCGTAATGTTTTCCGAAAGCAGCTGATGGACCGTATCGTTGGCCGTCAGAACAATGGTCTTGACCTCCTCGTCAATCCGGATTGCGGTTGATTCGCTGTAGTCACGGTGTTGCGAAATTTCCCGGCCCAGGAAGATCTGTTCTTCCTTTTTGCCGTAGGACATGGGACCCATCTTCTCGCTCATGCCCCACTCACAAACCATTTTTCGCGCCAGTTGGGTGCAGCGTTCGATATCATTGCCGCTGCCGGTGGTTATTTCACCAAAGATCAGCTCTTCCGCCACCCTGCCGCTGAGCAGGATGCAGAGATTGTTCTGGAGGAAGGAGCGGGCATAGGTGTGTTTTTCATCCACCGGCAGCTGCTGGGTAAGACCTAAGGCGCGGCCCCTGGGGATAATGGTCACCTTGTGGATCGGATCGGTGCCGGGCAGGAGCATGGCCACCAGGGCGTGTCCTGCCTCGTGGTAGGCGGTGATTTCCTTTTCCTTCTCGGTGATGATCATGCTGCGGCGTTCGGCCCCCATCATGACCTTGTCCTTGGCCTGCTCCATGTGGACCATGGTGATTTTTTCCGCATCGTTTCGGGCTGCAAGCAGTGCGGCCTCGTTCACCATGTTTTCCAGGTCGGCTCCGGAAAAACCGGGGGTACCACGGGCAATAATCTCCCAGTTGATATCGTCGGCAATGGCCTTTTTATGGCCATGCACTTCCAGGATCTTCTCTCTGCCCTTCACATCCGGCACCGGCACCACCACCTGGCGGTCAAAGCGGCCGGGGCGGAGCAGGGCAGGGTCAAGGACATCGGGACGGTTGGTGGCCGAGATGATGATGACCCCTTCGTTGGATTCAAAGCCGTCCATTTCAACCAAAAGCTGGTTTAAGGTCTGTTCCCGCTCATCATGCCCGCCGCCCAACCCTGCGCCGCGGTGGCGGCCCACCGCATCGATCTCGTCGATGAAGATGATGCAGGGGGCGTTTTTCTTGCCCTGGATGAAGAGGTCCCGTACCCGACTTGCGCCAACGCCGACAAACATCTCGACAAAATCGGAGCCGCTGATGGAATAGAAGGGGACTTCGGCCTCGCCGGCCACGGCCTTGGCCAAAAGGGTTTTTCCGGTGCCCGGTGCCCCGGCAAGCAAAACGCCCTTGGGGATGCGACCGCCCAAGCGGGTGAATTTCTTTGGGTCTTTCAGGAAATCGATGATCTCGGAAAGCTCTTCCTTGGCCTCTTCAATGCCTGCGACATCGGCAAAGGTGACCTTGGTTTGATCCTTGTCCAGTAAGCGGGCCCGGCTTTTGCCAAAGCTCATGGCCTTGCCGCCGCCGCCCTGCATCTGGCGCATGAAGAAGATCCAGACGCCAATGAGGAGGAGCATGGGGAACCAGGAGATCAGGACCGTGACGTACCAGGGAGATTCTTCCTTCTGCTTGACCAGGATATCGACCTTGGCCTTGCGCAGGACGGGGATAAGCTCGGCGTCGGCAGGGGGGGTGACGACCTTGAAGTCCTTGCCCGCGCTGCCCTTGCCCGTTACTTCGTCTCCCTGGATGTTTACCGAGGAAATCTGGCCGGATTCAACGCTGGTCAGGAAGTCGCTGTAGCTCATTTCCACCACGGATGGCTGCGGCTTGTTGAACAGGTTGAACAGCAGGATCATGGTGAGGCCGATTACCAGCCACATGGATAAATTTTTATAAAAGCTATTCAAGCAGAACCTCCCTCATTAGGTGCAAATCGCAGGGAGACTCCTGCGAAACGTGTCAGGCATTTTCGGTTTCGGCCGCATGGGATGATTCAGGATCCAGGCGGAATTTTTTTGTTCCTTCACCATAAGTCAGACCTTGGAGAAAGTCCAGAGGAGGGGCGCGGCGAACCCCTCTTTTTTGCGCGACGTGCAGCTTATTCGAAATATTCCTGCACCGATTTGGCTTCTATGGATTCCTGCTGCATGGTGCCGATGGCCTTGACCATGGACTCAGCCCCGGCAATGGTGGTGGTGTACGGCAGGTGATAGTTCAGGGCCGCCCTCCGGATGGTATAGGCATCTTCCGTGGTTCTGGTGCCCAGCGAGGTGTTGACGATCCACTGGATCTGTTTGTCCTGGATCTTGTCGAGGATATGCGGCCTGCCTTCGGAAATCTTGTGCACACTGGTGCAGGCAACGCCGTTTTCGGCAAGAATCTTGGCGGTTCCCCGGGTTGCGAGGATCTTGAAGCCCAGGGCGATGATCTTCTTGGCGATCGGGACAATGGCCGGTTTGTCGCTGTGGCGCATGCTCAGGAGAACATTGCCTTCGGTGGGGATCTTCTGGCCCGCTGCCAGTT contains the following coding sequences:
- the folP gene encoding dihydropteroate synthase; translated protein: MRITTRNKTITFGPRPLVMGILNVTPDSFSDGGRYSQKEALSAQVRTMLDNGADLIDVGGESTRPYAEPVSEHEELQRVLPAIACIRALHRTIPISIDTTKAEVARQGLQEGADIINDVSGLRFDPAMVRIAIDYQAPVILMHMRKTPKDMQDEPVYDDVVQEIIDFLAERISWATAQGLDREQIIVDPGLGFGKTVIHNLTILKHLGKFKNLGCPLLVGHSRKGFIGKLLSLETQERDLATALLSSYCATQGADILRVHDVEKTVQAVRLHEAIILAP
- the ftsH gene encoding ATP-dependent zinc metalloprotease FtsH, producing the protein MNSFYKNLSMWLVIGLTMILLFNLFNKPQPSVVEMSYSDFLTSVESGQISSVNIQGDEVTGKGSAGKDFKVVTPPADAELIPVLRKAKVDILVKQKEESPWYVTVLISWFPMLLLIGVWIFFMRQMQGGGGKAMSFGKSRARLLDKDQTKVTFADVAGIEEAKEELSEIIDFLKDPKKFTRLGGRIPKGVLLAGAPGTGKTLLAKAVAGEAEVPFYSISGSDFVEMFVGVGASRVRDLFIQGKKNAPCIIFIDEIDAVGRHRGAGLGGGHDEREQTLNQLLVEMDGFESNEGVIIISATNRPDVLDPALLRPGRFDRQVVVPVPDVKGREKILEVHGHKKAIADDINWEIIARGTPGFSGADLENMVNEAALLAARNDAEKITMVHMEQAKDKVMMGAERRSMIITEKEKEITAYHEAGHALVAMLLPGTDPIHKVTIIPRGRALGLTQQLPVDEKHTYARSFLQNNLCILLSGRVAEELIFGEITTGSGNDIERCTQLARKMVCEWGMSEKMGPMSYGKKEEQIFLGREISQHRDYSESTAIRIDEEVKTIVLTANDTVHQLLSENITVLRAIAEALLEKETIGLEDINLLMGRESKVASPAASPTATPAETPTETSPQE